The following are encoded in a window of Anopheles stephensi strain Indian chromosome X, UCI_ANSTEP_V1.0, whole genome shotgun sequence genomic DNA:
- the LOC118508086 gene encoding divalent-cation tolerance protein CutA isoform X2 encodes MIRSLSFVPSIIRSSSVVPNKIVRMASSEASTAPAPGEYSVAFVTVPDNTVAVNVARQLVEKSLVACVNIIPGLTSIYAWEGKINEDPEVLLMIKTRTSRVEDLIRHVREVHPYSVAEVIAMPIAQGNAPYLDWIGKTVGPRGGRGGGTA; translated from the coding sequence ATGATACGCTCGCTTTCCTTTGTACCATCCATCATCCGCAGCTCGTCCGTAGTACCGAACAAAATCGTCCGGATGGCCAGCAGCGAAGCGTCGACGGCTCCCGCGCCCGGTGAATATTCCGTCGCGTTCGTTACCGTACCGGACAACACGGTAGCGGTTAATGTGGCCCGCCAGCTGGTCGAGAAAAGTTTGGTTGCCTGCGTCAACATCATCCCCGGTCTAACGTCGATCTACGCCTGGGAGGGTAAGATCAACGAAGATCCGGAAGTGTTGCTGATGATCAAAACGCGCACCAGCCGGGTGGAGGATTTGATCCGGCACGTGCGGGAAGTCCATCCGTACAGTGTGGCCGAAGTGATTGCGATGCCGATTGCGCAAGGGAATGCACCGTACCTGGACTGGATCGGGAAAACAGTCGGGCCCCGAGGGGGTCGAGGAGGGGGGACTGCGTAA
- the LOC118508086 gene encoding divalent-cation tolerance protein CutA isoform X1, giving the protein MAGLVEGGTLIGVCVLLLLLLLVTVPTGDDSSVVPNKIVRMASSEASTAPAPGEYSVAFVTVPDNTVAVNVARQLVEKSLVACVNIIPGLTSIYAWEGKINEDPEVLLMIKTRTSRVEDLIRHVREVHPYSVAEVIAMPIAQGNAPYLDWIGKTVGPRGGRGGGTA; this is encoded by the exons ATGGCCGGATTGGTTGAGGGAGGAACATTgatcggtgtgtgcgtgctgttgctgctgctgctgctggtgaccGTACCAACCGGCGATGA CTCGTCCGTAGTACCGAACAAAATCGTCCGGATGGCCAGCAGCGAAGCGTCGACGGCTCCCGCGCCCGGTGAATATTCCGTCGCGTTCGTTACCGTACCGGACAACACGGTAGCGGTTAATGTGGCCCGCCAGCTGGTCGAGAAAAGTTTGGTTGCCTGCGTCAACATCATCCCCGGTCTAACGTCGATCTACGCCTGGGAGGGTAAGATCAACGAAGATCCGGAAGTGTTGCTGATGATCAAAACGCGCACCAGCCGGGTGGAGGATTTGATCCGGCACGTGCGGGAAGTCCATCCGTACAGTGTGGCCGAAGTGATTGCGATGCCGATTGCGCAAGGGAATGCACCGTACCTGGACTGGATCGGGAAAACAGTCGGGCCCCGAGGGGGTCGAGGAGGGGGGACTGCGTAA